Proteins found in one Takifugu rubripes chromosome 17, fTakRub1.2, whole genome shotgun sequence genomic segment:
- the LOC101074095 gene encoding hexokinase-1-like isoform X2 — protein sequence MIAAQLLAYYFTELKDDQLKKIDKYLYSMRFSDETLKDIMNRFHREMDKGLGRDTNATSTVKMLPTFVRSIPDGSEKGDFIALDLGGSNFRILRVKVTQDKKQPVQMESQVYETPDDIVHGSGSRLFAHVADCLGDFMEKQKIKDKKLPVGFTFSFPCAQSKLDEAVLLTWTKRFKASGVEGMDVVQLLNKAIKKRGDYDADIMAVVNDTVGTMMTCGFDDQRCEVGIIIGTGTNACYMEELRHIDLVEGDEGRMCINTEWGAFGDDGSLEDIRTEFDREIDRGSINPGMQLFEKMASGMYMGELVRLILVKMAKEGLLFEGRITPELLTRGKIETKHVSAIEKTKEGLKKCMEILTRLGVEPSDEDCLAVRHVCAIVSFRSANLIAATLGGILARLKENKGVGRLRTTVGIDGSLYKMHPQYARRLHKTVRRLVPDSDVRFLLSESGSGKGAAMVTAVAYRLAEQSRQIQQTLAEFRLSKAQLMEVKKRMRVEIERGLKKKTHQEATVRMLPTFVRSTPDGSENGDFLALDLGGTNFRVLLVKIRSGKRRSVEMHNKIYAIPVEVMQGTGEELFDHIVYCISDFLDYMGMKSARLPLGFTFSFPCHQTSLDAGILVTWTKGFKATDCEGEDVVELLREAIKRKEEFELDVVAIVNDTVGTMMTCAYEEPTCEVGLIAGTGSNACYMEEMKNIEIVDGNEGRMCVNMEWGAFGDNGCLDDIRTRYDKAVDENSLNEGKQRYEKMCSGMYLGEIVRQILIDLTKRGFLFRGQISETLKTRGIFETKFLSQIESDRLALLQVRAILQQLGLDSTCDDSIIVKEVCGTVSRRAAQICGAGMAAVVDKIRENRGLDHLDITVGVDGTLYKLHPHFSRIFQQTVKDLAPKCGVNFLLSEDGSGKGAALITAVGCRQRELDAQQH from the exons ATGATCGCTGCTCAGCTTCTGGCCTACTACTTCACCGAGCTGAAGGATGATCAACTCAAAAAG ATCGATAAGTACCTGTACTCCATGCGCTTCTCCGACGAGACGCTGAAGGACATCATGAACCGCTTCCACAGGGAAATGGACAAAGGCCTGGGCCGAGACACCAACGCAACCTCCACCGTCAAGATGCTGCCCACGTTCGTGCGGTCCATCCCTGATGGTTCAG AGAAGGGCGACTTCATCGCGCTGGATCTGGGAGGGTCCAACTTTAGGATTCTCCGGGTCAAGGTGACTCAAGATAAGAAGCAGCCGGTTCAGATGGAGAGCCAGGTCTATGAAACCCCCGATGACATCGTCCACGGCAGTGGCTCACGG CTCTTTGCTCATGTCGCCGATTGTCTGGGCGACTTCatggagaagcagaaaatcaaGGATAAGAAGCTTCCAGTAGGATTCACCTTCTCGTTCCCCTGCGCCCAGTCCAAACTGGATGAG GCAGTCTTACTGACATGGACAAAGAGGTTTAAGGCCAGCGGGGTTGAAGGCATGGATGTTGTGCAGCTTCTGAACAAGGCCATCAAGAAAAGAGGA GACTATGATGCTGACATCATGGCGGTGGTGAACGACACCGTCGGCACCATGATGACCTGTGGATTTGACGATCAGCGCTGTGAAGTTGGCATCATCATCG gaacaggaactaaCGCCTGCTACATGGAGGAGCTACGGCACATTGACCTGGTGGAAGGAGATGAAGGGAGGATGTGTATCAACACTGAATGGGGGGCCTTCGGGGATGACGGGTCCTTGGAGGACATTCGCACAGAGTTCGACCGCGAGATCGACAGAGGCTCTATAAACCCGGGAATGCAGCT GTTTGAAAAGATGGCCAGCGGGATGTATATGGGGGAACTGGTCCGGCTCATCCTGGTCAAAATGGCCAAAGAGGGGCTGCTGTTTGAGGGCCGGATAACCCCTGAGCTTCTAACGAGAGGAAAGATCGAGACAAAGCATGTCTCTGCCATTGAGAA GACCAAAGAAGGACTGAAGAAGTGCATGGAGATCCTGACCAGGCTTGGGGTGGAGCCTTCAGATGAAGATTGCCTGGCTGTGCGGCACGTGTGCGCCATCGTGTCCTTCAGATCAGCAAATTTGATCGCTGCGACACTGGGGGGCATCTTGGCTCGcctgaaggaaaacaaaggagTTGGGCGCCTCCGCACCACCGTAGGCATCGACGGCTCCCTTTACAAGATGCACCCTCA ATATGCCCGCCGTCTGCACAAGACAGTGCGCCGCCTGGTTCCCGACTCAGACGTTCGCTTCCTGCTGTCTGAGAGTGGGAGCGGAAAAGGAGCGGCCATGGTGACGGCGGTGGCCTACCGCCTGGCGGAACAGTCGCGCCAGATTCAGCAGACTTTGGCAGAATTCCGACTGAGCAAAGCTCAGCTGATGGAGGTGAAGAAGCGCATGAGGGTGGAGATTGAGAGAGgcctaaaaaagaaaactcaccAGGAGGCCACTGTCAGGATGCTGCCCACCTTTGTACGGAGCACGCCAGATGGCTCAG AGAATGGAGATTTTCTGGCTCTGGATCTCGGAGGGACAAATTTCCGGGTGCTTCTGGTAAAGATCCGTAGTGGAAAGCGACGGTCGGTGGAGATGCACAACAAAATTTATGCCATTCCCGTAGAGGTCATGCAGGGCACCGGAGAAGAG ctCTTTGACCACATCGTCTACTGCATCTCTGACTTCCTGGACTACATGGGAATGAAAAGTGCTCGTCTGCCGCTGGGCTTCACCTTCTCCTTTCCCTGTCATCAGACCAGCCTGGACGCT GGCATCCTTGTCACCTGGACCAAAGGCTTCAAGGCCACAGACTGTGAGGGGGAGGATGTGGTAGAGCTCCTTCGAGAAGCCATCAAGAGGAAAGAG GAGTTTGAACTCGATGTGGTCGCTATAGTAAATGACACCGTGGGGACGATGATGACCTGTGCGTATGAGGAGCCCACCTGCGAGGTGGGGTTGATCGCAG GAACCGGCAGCAACGCTTGCtacatggaggagatgaagaacaTCGAGATCGTGGATGGAAATGAGGGGCGCATGTGTGTCAATATGGAGTGGGGAGCGTTTGGAGACAACGGCTGTCTGGACGACATCAGGACGAGATACGACAAGGCAGTAGACGAGAACTCGTTGAATGAGGGCAAacagag ATATGAGAAGATGTGCAGCGGCATGTACCTGGGCGAGATCGTCAGGCAGATCTTGATCGATCTGACGAAGAGGGGTTTCCTGTTCCGGGGGCAAATCTCGGAGACGCTGAAGACGAGGGGCATCTTCGAGACCAAGTTCCTGTCGCAGATCGAGAG cgACCGTCTGGCACTGCTGCAGGTCAGGGctatcctgcagcagctggggcTCGACAGCACCTGCGACGACAGTATTATCGTCAAGGAGGTGTGTGGCACCGTGTCACGCCGCGCCGCTCAGATCTGCGGAGCCGGGATGGCGGCCGTGGTGGATAAAATCCGTGAGAACCGAGGGCTGGACCACCTGGACATCACCGTAGGCGTGGACGGCACGCTGTACAAACTCCACCCACA CTTCTCCCGCATCTTCCAGCAGACAGTGAAGGACCTCGCCCCCAAGTGCGGCGTAAACTTCCTGCTCTCTGAGGACGGCAGCGGCAAGGGTGCCGCCCTCATCACGGCTGTGGGCTGCCGCCAAAGGGAGCTGGACGCGCAGCAGCACTAA
- the LOC101074095 gene encoding hexokinase-1-like isoform X1: protein MIAAQLLAYYFTELKDDQLKKIDKYLYSMRFSDETLKDIMNRFHREMDKGLGRDTNATSTVKMLPTFVRSIPDGSEKGDFIALDLGGSNFRILRVKVTQDKKQPVQMESQVYETPDDIVHGSGSRLFAHVADCLGDFMEKQKIKDKKLPVGFTFSFPCAQSKLDEAVLLTWTKRFKASGVEGMDVVQLLNKAIKKRGDYDADIMAVVNDTVGTMMTCGFDDQRCEVGIIIGTGTNACYMEELRHIDLVEGDEGRMCINTEWGAFGDDGSLEDIRTEFDREIDRGSINPGMQLFEKMASGMYMGELVRLILVKMAKEGLLFEGRITPELLTRGKIETKHVSAIEKTKEGLKKCMEILTRLGVEPSDEDCLAVRHVCAIVSFRSANLIAATLGGILARLKENKGVGRLRTTVGIDGSLYKMHPQYARRLHKTVRRLVPDSDVRFLLSESGSGKGAAMVTAVAYRLAEQSRQIQQTLAEFRLSKAQLMEVKKRMRVEIERGLKKKTHQEATVRMLPTFVRSTPDGSENGDFLALDLGGTNFRVLLVKIRSGKRRSVEMHNKIYAIPVEVMQGTGEELFDHIVYCISDFLDYMGMKSARLPLGFTFSFPCHQTSLDAGILVTWTKGFKATDCEGEDVVELLREAIKRKEMENPEFELDVVAIVNDTVGTMMTCAYEEPTCEVGLIAGTGSNACYMEEMKNIEIVDGNEGRMCVNMEWGAFGDNGCLDDIRTRYDKAVDENSLNEGKQRYEKMCSGMYLGEIVRQILIDLTKRGFLFRGQISETLKTRGIFETKFLSQIESDRLALLQVRAILQQLGLDSTCDDSIIVKEVCGTVSRRAAQICGAGMAAVVDKIRENRGLDHLDITVGVDGTLYKLHPHFSRIFQQTVKDLAPKCGVNFLLSEDGSGKGAALITAVGCRQRELDAQQH from the exons ATGATCGCTGCTCAGCTTCTGGCCTACTACTTCACCGAGCTGAAGGATGATCAACTCAAAAAG ATCGATAAGTACCTGTACTCCATGCGCTTCTCCGACGAGACGCTGAAGGACATCATGAACCGCTTCCACAGGGAAATGGACAAAGGCCTGGGCCGAGACACCAACGCAACCTCCACCGTCAAGATGCTGCCCACGTTCGTGCGGTCCATCCCTGATGGTTCAG AGAAGGGCGACTTCATCGCGCTGGATCTGGGAGGGTCCAACTTTAGGATTCTCCGGGTCAAGGTGACTCAAGATAAGAAGCAGCCGGTTCAGATGGAGAGCCAGGTCTATGAAACCCCCGATGACATCGTCCACGGCAGTGGCTCACGG CTCTTTGCTCATGTCGCCGATTGTCTGGGCGACTTCatggagaagcagaaaatcaaGGATAAGAAGCTTCCAGTAGGATTCACCTTCTCGTTCCCCTGCGCCCAGTCCAAACTGGATGAG GCAGTCTTACTGACATGGACAAAGAGGTTTAAGGCCAGCGGGGTTGAAGGCATGGATGTTGTGCAGCTTCTGAACAAGGCCATCAAGAAAAGAGGA GACTATGATGCTGACATCATGGCGGTGGTGAACGACACCGTCGGCACCATGATGACCTGTGGATTTGACGATCAGCGCTGTGAAGTTGGCATCATCATCG gaacaggaactaaCGCCTGCTACATGGAGGAGCTACGGCACATTGACCTGGTGGAAGGAGATGAAGGGAGGATGTGTATCAACACTGAATGGGGGGCCTTCGGGGATGACGGGTCCTTGGAGGACATTCGCACAGAGTTCGACCGCGAGATCGACAGAGGCTCTATAAACCCGGGAATGCAGCT GTTTGAAAAGATGGCCAGCGGGATGTATATGGGGGAACTGGTCCGGCTCATCCTGGTCAAAATGGCCAAAGAGGGGCTGCTGTTTGAGGGCCGGATAACCCCTGAGCTTCTAACGAGAGGAAAGATCGAGACAAAGCATGTCTCTGCCATTGAGAA GACCAAAGAAGGACTGAAGAAGTGCATGGAGATCCTGACCAGGCTTGGGGTGGAGCCTTCAGATGAAGATTGCCTGGCTGTGCGGCACGTGTGCGCCATCGTGTCCTTCAGATCAGCAAATTTGATCGCTGCGACACTGGGGGGCATCTTGGCTCGcctgaaggaaaacaaaggagTTGGGCGCCTCCGCACCACCGTAGGCATCGACGGCTCCCTTTACAAGATGCACCCTCA ATATGCCCGCCGTCTGCACAAGACAGTGCGCCGCCTGGTTCCCGACTCAGACGTTCGCTTCCTGCTGTCTGAGAGTGGGAGCGGAAAAGGAGCGGCCATGGTGACGGCGGTGGCCTACCGCCTGGCGGAACAGTCGCGCCAGATTCAGCAGACTTTGGCAGAATTCCGACTGAGCAAAGCTCAGCTGATGGAGGTGAAGAAGCGCATGAGGGTGGAGATTGAGAGAGgcctaaaaaagaaaactcaccAGGAGGCCACTGTCAGGATGCTGCCCACCTTTGTACGGAGCACGCCAGATGGCTCAG AGAATGGAGATTTTCTGGCTCTGGATCTCGGAGGGACAAATTTCCGGGTGCTTCTGGTAAAGATCCGTAGTGGAAAGCGACGGTCGGTGGAGATGCACAACAAAATTTATGCCATTCCCGTAGAGGTCATGCAGGGCACCGGAGAAGAG ctCTTTGACCACATCGTCTACTGCATCTCTGACTTCCTGGACTACATGGGAATGAAAAGTGCTCGTCTGCCGCTGGGCTTCACCTTCTCCTTTCCCTGTCATCAGACCAGCCTGGACGCT GGCATCCTTGTCACCTGGACCAAAGGCTTCAAGGCCACAGACTGTGAGGGGGAGGATGTGGTAGAGCTCCTTCGAGAAGCCATCAAGAGGAAAGAG ATGGAGAACCCA GAGTTTGAACTCGATGTGGTCGCTATAGTAAATGACACCGTGGGGACGATGATGACCTGTGCGTATGAGGAGCCCACCTGCGAGGTGGGGTTGATCGCAG GAACCGGCAGCAACGCTTGCtacatggaggagatgaagaacaTCGAGATCGTGGATGGAAATGAGGGGCGCATGTGTGTCAATATGGAGTGGGGAGCGTTTGGAGACAACGGCTGTCTGGACGACATCAGGACGAGATACGACAAGGCAGTAGACGAGAACTCGTTGAATGAGGGCAAacagag ATATGAGAAGATGTGCAGCGGCATGTACCTGGGCGAGATCGTCAGGCAGATCTTGATCGATCTGACGAAGAGGGGTTTCCTGTTCCGGGGGCAAATCTCGGAGACGCTGAAGACGAGGGGCATCTTCGAGACCAAGTTCCTGTCGCAGATCGAGAG cgACCGTCTGGCACTGCTGCAGGTCAGGGctatcctgcagcagctggggcTCGACAGCACCTGCGACGACAGTATTATCGTCAAGGAGGTGTGTGGCACCGTGTCACGCCGCGCCGCTCAGATCTGCGGAGCCGGGATGGCGGCCGTGGTGGATAAAATCCGTGAGAACCGAGGGCTGGACCACCTGGACATCACCGTAGGCGTGGACGGCACGCTGTACAAACTCCACCCACA CTTCTCCCGCATCTTCCAGCAGACAGTGAAGGACCTCGCCCCCAAGTGCGGCGTAAACTTCCTGCTCTCTGAGGACGGCAGCGGCAAGGGTGCCGCCCTCATCACGGCTGTGGGCTGCCGCCAAAGGGAGCTGGACGCGCAGCAGCACTAA